One window from the genome of bacterium encodes:
- a CDS encoding ABC transporter substrate-binding protein, with protein sequence MKGKKGMVLVGVLMAIFLTGAFAQAAEPLKIGAILSVTGPASFLGAPEAKTLEVLVAETNQKGGVMGRQVQLIIKDSGASPEKAFSFAKQLIDEEKVFAIIGPSTSGETMKIKGVAEAGKTLLLSCAAAEDIVNPVAKWVFKTPQKDSDAVIKIFQEMKKMKITKIGVLSGNDGFGKAGKGQIEKLAPQHGITIVANEVYDAKASDLTAEVTKIKAANVQAIINWSVVPAQAIVIKNARQIGIKVPIFQSHGFGNIKYVEAAGPAAEGVLFPAGRLLVANVLPKSNPQKALLVKYAKDYESKYKEAPSTFGGHAYDAYTILMKAITQAKSTDPEKVRTAIENLHGFVGTGGIFNFSPTDHNGLNVDAFEMLTVKKGKFSLR encoded by the coding sequence ATGAAGGGAAAGAAGGGGATGGTGTTGGTGGGGGTACTTATGGCGATCTTCCTGACGGGGGCATTTGCCCAGGCAGCGGAGCCGCTCAAGATCGGCGCGATCCTGTCGGTGACCGGCCCGGCGTCGTTCCTCGGAGCGCCCGAGGCGAAGACCCTCGAGGTGCTCGTCGCGGAGACGAACCAAAAGGGCGGCGTGATGGGCCGGCAGGTCCAGTTGATCATCAAGGATTCCGGCGCCAGTCCGGAGAAGGCCTTCTCCTTCGCCAAGCAGTTGATCGATGAGGAGAAGGTGTTCGCCATCATCGGTCCCTCGACGAGCGGCGAGACGATGAAGATCAAGGGCGTCGCCGAGGCGGGGAAGACCCTCCTCCTGTCGTGCGCCGCGGCCGAGGACATCGTCAACCCCGTGGCGAAGTGGGTGTTCAAGACGCCCCAGAAGGACAGCGACGCGGTCATCAAGATCTTCCAGGAAATGAAGAAGATGAAGATCACCAAGATCGGCGTCCTTTCCGGAAACGACGGCTTCGGGAAAGCCGGCAAGGGCCAGATCGAGAAGCTTGCCCCCCAGCACGGCATCACGATCGTCGCCAACGAGGTGTACGACGCCAAGGCGAGCGACCTGACCGCCGAGGTGACCAAGATCAAGGCCGCCAACGTCCAGGCCATCATCAACTGGTCGGTCGTGCCGGCGCAGGCGATCGTGATCAAGAACGCGCGCCAGATCGGCATCAAGGTCCCCATCTTCCAGAGCCACGGGTTCGGGAACATCAAGTACGTCGAGGCCGCGGGCCCGGCGGCGGAAGGGGTGCTGTTCCCGGCCGGACGGCTCCTGGTCGCCAATGTGCTCCCGAAGAGCAACCCGCAGAAGGCGCTCCTCGTCAAGTACGCGAAGGATTACGAGTCCAAGTATAAAGAGGCGCCGAGCACCTTCGGCGGCCACGCCTACGACGCCTACACCATCCTCATGAAGGCGATCACGCAGGCGAAGAGCACGGACCCGGAGAAGGTCCGCACCGCCATCGAGAACCTTCATGGATTCGTCGGGACCGGCGGCATCTTCAACTTCTCGCCGACGGACCACAACGGCCTCAATGTCGACGCCTTCGAGATGCTGACCGTCAAGAAGGGAAAATTCTCGCTCCGTTAA